A genomic window from Clostridium aceticum includes:
- a CDS encoding cell division protein FtsA: protein MVFVLDIGTRSIVGLLGTLQEDKIVIHHGVIEFHKKRVMYDGQIHDIEGVAEVVQKVKERLEAEAGFSLKEVALAAAGRALKTFPITIEKELDEYKEINRDFVNTIEIEGIQQAQKKLEETSEELVNYFCVGHTTVNYYLNDGIITNPIGHKGKKLSADILATFLPRIVVDSLHTVMNKVGLEVGYLTLEPIAAIEVAVPQNLRLLNIALVDIGAGTSDIAITKDGTVTAYGMTSTAGDEITEELVKSFLLDFDTAEILKCNLCREDHQSFTDIVGIPYEISTEEVLEKIQPAIQLVAREIADNILLQNGKSPSVVFLIGGGSQLPGLNRRIAEYLELPQERVVVRGIDMIQNLQWDTSTNISGPEGITPIGILAKAVKSKSTDFIEVKVNSKKIRLFKTENLKVSDALAVLNFNPRDLIPKKGDNIKITVNGQEKILFGDYGEPAKILVNNKEAHLDKHIENHDEVTIHPATVGKKASSQLQEIINMEECIYVNSEVIYRYQEVNINGKTASPQDILKEGDQLVYHPIKDIKDLCDFLSIDFQEHDIYIDGKKVKYDDGLDSGKQIIIDRKKLREKINQEKKTLDFIYNGEPLKISTDKESLIFVDIFNYIDFDRTVVKGKLILKHNGQDANYTDPLKEGDTISVYWEEFQ, encoded by the coding sequence ATGGTATTTGTTCTAGATATTGGTACAAGAAGTATAGTGGGTCTCTTGGGGACTTTGCAGGAGGATAAAATAGTCATACACCATGGGGTCATCGAGTTTCATAAAAAAAGGGTGATGTACGATGGGCAAATCCATGATATTGAGGGTGTGGCAGAAGTAGTACAAAAAGTAAAAGAGCGGTTGGAGGCAGAGGCAGGCTTTTCTTTAAAAGAGGTTGCCCTAGCAGCTGCTGGTAGAGCACTAAAAACTTTTCCAATTACAATAGAAAAAGAACTGGATGAATATAAAGAAATCAATAGAGATTTTGTAAATACCATTGAAATAGAGGGAATACAGCAAGCTCAAAAGAAATTGGAAGAGACGTCTGAGGAATTGGTGAACTACTTTTGTGTAGGACATACAACTGTCAATTACTATTTAAATGACGGGATCATCACCAATCCAATAGGCCATAAAGGGAAAAAATTGAGTGCAGATATATTGGCTACTTTTTTGCCAAGAATTGTTGTAGATAGTTTGCATACTGTTATGAATAAAGTAGGATTGGAGGTAGGTTATCTTACTTTAGAACCAATTGCTGCTATTGAGGTAGCAGTTCCACAAAACTTACGCTTATTAAACATTGCTTTAGTAGATATTGGAGCCGGTACTTCTGATATAGCTATTACAAAAGATGGTACAGTAACTGCCTATGGTATGACTTCTACTGCTGGCGATGAGATTACTGAAGAGTTGGTAAAAAGCTTTTTGTTGGATTTTGATACTGCGGAAATACTAAAATGCAACCTCTGTAGAGAAGACCACCAGAGTTTTACTGATATTGTTGGCATTCCTTATGAGATCAGTACAGAAGAAGTACTGGAAAAAATCCAGCCGGCAATCCAACTGGTAGCAAGAGAGATCGCAGATAATATACTTCTTCAAAACGGGAAATCACCTAGTGTTGTGTTTTTAATAGGAGGAGGCAGCCAGCTTCCGGGCTTAAACAGAAGGATCGCTGAATATTTAGAGCTTCCTCAAGAAAGGGTGGTTGTTAGGGGAATCGATATGATACAAAATCTACAGTGGGACACTTCCACCAATATTAGCGGGCCAGAAGGGATTACCCCTATAGGTATATTAGCAAAGGCAGTAAAAAGTAAGTCTACAGATTTTATAGAAGTAAAGGTCAATAGCAAAAAAATTAGATTATTTAAAACAGAAAATTTAAAAGTAAGTGATGCACTAGCAGTTTTGAACTTTAACCCAAGAGATCTTATACCTAAAAAAGGCGATAACATAAAAATTACAGTGAATGGTCAAGAAAAAATTCTGTTTGGAGATTATGGAGAACCAGCAAAAATTCTAGTAAATAATAAGGAAGCACATTTAGATAAACATATAGAAAATCATGATGAGGTTACCATCCATCCTGCTACTGTGGGGAAGAAGGCCTCTAGTCAGTTACAGGAAATAATAAATATGGAAGAGTGTATTTATGTTAACTCCGAAGTGATTTATCGGTATCAAGAGGTCAACATCAATGGCAAGACAGCTTCACCACAAGACATTTTAAAAGAAGGAGATCAGTTAGTTTACCATCCAATAAAAGATATAAAAGATTTATGTGATTTTTTATCTATTGATTTTCAAGAACACGATATTTATATAGATGGTAAGAAAGTGAAGTATGATGATGGGCTAGATAGTGGGAAACAAATTATCATAGATAGAAAAAAACTCAGAGAAAAAATCAATCAAGAAAAAAAAACGCTGGATTTTATTTATAATGGTGAACCCTTAAAAATTAGTACAGATAAAGAAAGCTTAATATTTGTGGATATCTTTAATTATATTGACTTTGACCGGACAGTGGTAAAGGGAAAATTAATACTAAAACATAATGGACAAGATGCTAATTATACAGACCCTCTAAAGGAGGGAGATACTATCTCCGTATATTGGGAGGAGTTTCAATAA
- a CDS encoding VanW family protein yields the protein MEPAVVKSKKKKVIFGVIGILFLTSFVAIATLAFFILNKNTIYPQILIEGIDVSNLTKQEAQKKLENMYEKQLEDFKVDLVYENYSQQLAYTDLDYTYLYEEAIEEAYDLGRKGNPLNRIKDIYSLKQQATIIPLKFTYDVEGLETILLTIEEHINQEPKDATIKRQNGVFYTTKEVVGIKVDREALKEKIMVAVDNFGQEAIVIPTEYIAPKILQEKLNNIQEVVGEFSTTFNRQQQGRSENISIASNSINGSLLMPSEELSFNEKTGPRGVSEGYQEAPVIVNGQLVPGIGGGICQVSTTLYNAVVRANLEITSRRNHSLPVAYVPLGQDATVSYNHIDFKFTNNMENPIYIESIISGNRVFVRIYGKKESNIVISLASETTEEIEPKTEVKSDVNMYVGERKVEREAKKGYRVNTYKVYSQNGKEIKRELISRDYYTPVNGVVIEGTKPKSVMETEKTTEETPPKQETPPKQETPPKQETPPKQETPPKQEEVITIDDNQPI from the coding sequence ATGGAGCCAGCTGTTGTAAAATCAAAAAAGAAAAAAGTAATATTTGGAGTAATAGGGATATTATTTCTGACAAGTTTTGTAGCTATAGCTACCTTAGCTTTTTTTATCTTAAATAAAAACACTATTTACCCCCAAATACTTATTGAAGGTATTGATGTAAGTAATTTAACAAAACAAGAAGCACAAAAAAAGTTGGAAAATATGTATGAAAAACAGCTTGAAGACTTTAAGGTGGATTTAGTTTATGAAAATTATAGTCAACAATTGGCATATACCGACTTAGACTATACCTACCTATATGAGGAAGCAATAGAAGAAGCTTATGATTTAGGCAGGAAAGGCAATCCATTGAATAGAATAAAGGATATTTATTCTTTAAAGCAACAGGCTACTATAATACCATTGAAATTTACTTATGATGTAGAGGGATTAGAAACGATTCTTTTAACCATTGAAGAGCATATCAATCAAGAACCAAAAGATGCTACGATTAAGCGACAAAATGGTGTGTTTTATACTACCAAGGAAGTCGTAGGTATAAAGGTGGACCGAGAGGCCTTAAAAGAAAAAATAATGGTGGCTGTTGACAACTTTGGGCAAGAAGCTATTGTGATCCCAACGGAATACATTGCTCCAAAAATTCTTCAAGAGAAGTTGAACAATATACAAGAAGTTGTAGGAGAATTTAGTACCACCTTTAATCGTCAACAGCAGGGAAGAAGTGAAAACATATCTATAGCTTCTAATAGTATTAATGGATCACTATTAATGCCATCAGAAGAACTTTCCTTCAATGAAAAAACTGGTCCAAGAGGTGTATCCGAGGGATATCAAGAAGCTCCTGTAATAGTAAATGGGCAGCTGGTACCGGGAATTGGAGGAGGTATTTGTCAAGTATCCACAACTTTATATAATGCTGTAGTGCGGGCAAACTTAGAAATAACAAGCAGGAGAAATCATAGCTTGCCGGTGGCCTATGTGCCATTAGGACAGGATGCAACGGTATCTTATAATCATATAGACTTTAAGTTTACGAATAACATGGAAAATCCCATCTATATAGAAAGTATTATATCTGGCAATCGGGTGTTTGTAAGAATTTATGGAAAAAAAGAAAGCAATATTGTGATTAGCTTAGCCTCCGAGACAACAGAAGAAATAGAGCCTAAAACAGAGGTTAAGAGTGATGTCAATATGTATGTTGGAGAGAGGAAGGTTGAAAGGGAAGCCAAAAAAGGATATAGAGTAAATACTTATAAGGTATATTCTCAAAATGGAAAAGAAATAAAAAGAGAATTGATTTCCAGAGATTATTATACACCAGTGAATGGTGTTGTTATTGAAGGAACAAAGCCTAAATCTGTGATGGAAACAGAAAAAACTACAGAAGAGACACCACCTAAGCAGGAGACGCCACCTAAGCAAGAGACACCACCTAAGCAAGAGACACCACCTAAACAAGAAACACCACCTAAACAAGAGGAAGTTATCACAATAGATGATAATCAACCAATATAA
- a CDS encoding DUF2225 domain-containing protein: MEHLLYDKNISCPCCRRPFTTKKVRTRALKVLERHTDFYVQYKDINPIYYYIWVCPHCGFSGGESEFIELNREQRTILQDSIVKKWNYRNYGGVRSIEEVEGSYKLALLVAQLLKKPKGYIGTLCLRLAWVYRECNDGKEIQFLQYALKSLEEAYQQEVLPVGGLDEISAVYLVGELHRKLGNPQEAIKWYSKALDHPDIKTKRQVQLMAREQWRLAKEAHQVGKECEAHD; the protein is encoded by the coding sequence ATGGAACACCTACTCTATGATAAGAACATCAGTTGTCCATGCTGCAGAAGACCCTTCACTACAAAAAAAGTAAGGACAAGAGCCTTAAAGGTGTTGGAGAGACATACGGATTTTTATGTACAGTATAAAGATATTAACCCTATCTACTACTATATATGGGTATGCCCCCATTGTGGTTTTAGTGGTGGGGAAAGTGAATTCATAGAATTAAATAGAGAACAGAGAACAATATTGCAAGATAGTATAGTGAAAAAATGGAATTACAGAAACTATGGAGGTGTAAGAAGTATAGAAGAAGTAGAGGGAAGCTATAAATTAGCTCTTCTTGTTGCACAGCTGTTAAAAAAACCTAAAGGGTATATTGGAACCCTATGTTTAAGACTAGCATGGGTTTATCGTGAATGCAACGATGGGAAGGAAATCCAGTTTTTACAATATGCACTAAAGTCTTTAGAGGAAGCTTACCAGCAGGAAGTGCTTCCTGTGGGGGGGCTAGACGAGATATCGGCAGTTTATTTGGTAGGGGAACTACACAGGAAATTAGGAAATCCTCAAGAAGCTATTAAATGGTATAGTAAGGCTCTAGATCACCCTGATATTAAGACAAAACGACAAGTTCAACTGATGGCTAGAGAGCAATGGCGGTTAGCAAAAGAAGCACATCAAGTAGGAAAAGAGTGTGAGGCACATGATTAA
- a CDS encoding methylated-DNA--[protein]-cysteine S-methyltransferase, translating into MINLYYCNKKVLDYSLHIASSEKGVVAVGLRESKEEFLQSLTKDFSKAHITYSEEVNHLPLQQLTEYFQGNRKNFTVPLDLVGTTFQNQVWGELLRIPYGKVVAYQDIAIRIGNPKAVRAVGMANKKNKIAIIVPCHRVIGMNKKLVGYDGGLHIKEKLLSLEGIKIVEEKVIMNSVN; encoded by the coding sequence ATGATTAATCTCTATTATTGTAATAAAAAAGTACTAGACTATTCTTTGCATATAGCATCTAGCGAAAAAGGTGTAGTAGCTGTAGGACTTAGGGAGTCAAAAGAGGAGTTTTTACAAAGTCTTACAAAAGATTTTTCTAAGGCTCATATAACTTATAGTGAAGAGGTGAATCACCTGCCGCTGCAACAGTTAACAGAATATTTCCAAGGAAACAGAAAGAATTTTACTGTTCCTTTAGACTTAGTAGGAACGACTTTTCAAAACCAAGTATGGGGAGAACTTCTCCGTATTCCTTATGGTAAGGTGGTTGCTTATCAAGATATAGCTATAAGAATTGGAAATCCCAAGGCTGTGAGGGCTGTAGGAATGGCAAATAAAAAAAATAAAATTGCTATCATCGTGCCTTGTCACAGAGTGATTGGCATGAATAAAAAACTAGTTGGCTATGATGGGGGTTTGCATATAAAAGAGAAACTATTATCATTGGAAGGAATAAAGATTGTAGAAGAAAAAGTCATAATGAATTCCGTTAATTAA
- a CDS encoding lipase family alpha/beta hydrolase — translation MQDSSNNPIIFIPGFMGSMGDDIISGTGRWGFGVARWVYDPFIKQLQEINYHLNENLFICYYDWRKNNESTVEVYLKPLLKQVKERYPNKKVDLICHSMGGIVARAYIQGRGFQHDVDKLITIATPNKGTIEAYYLWSTGNLMPSKKRSHFYNFLTKGYIWMMLRLMNTSLGLENLATIHKTFPALGELIPSLDYGDILYYEDGNGEWKTVPRYYMKYRNNLLDYLNESVYLLQHRVGKAYWIAGYNYSTAEYLMVDKEKLKEYEESILDVVETLDGDGTVAIKSVALEDCEHCYLEASHRNIVVSAYPYINKIYTNQTTDLPKRTRPVEETTLHILFTGALNILVEKEEEIIIDLQGGKVFTSYNYIYEKYPKNHQWIILQNVPKGTYSVRVDNYEAKNMQIIVMGEGLKEAEEEKEIKAYQLGYQFRFQID, via the coding sequence TTGCAAGATTCATCTAATAATCCTATTATCTTCATTCCAGGGTTCATGGGTTCTATGGGAGATGATATCATCTCTGGAACAGGCAGGTGGGGATTTGGGGTAGCTCGTTGGGTCTATGATCCATTTATAAAACAACTGCAAGAGATAAATTATCATCTGAATGAGAACTTGTTTATTTGTTACTATGATTGGCGAAAAAATAATGAAAGCACTGTAGAAGTGTACTTAAAACCTCTATTAAAACAAGTGAAAGAAAGATATCCTAACAAAAAGGTAGATTTAATTTGTCATAGTATGGGTGGAATCGTTGCAAGGGCGTATATACAAGGCAGAGGCTTTCAGCATGATGTAGATAAGTTAATTACGATAGCTACCCCCAACAAAGGTACTATAGAAGCCTATTACTTATGGTCTACAGGAAACTTGATGCCTAGCAAGAAGAGAAGTCATTTTTATAATTTTCTTACTAAGGGTTATATATGGATGATGCTAAGGCTAATGAATACCTCTTTAGGTTTAGAAAACCTTGCGACCATTCATAAAACTTTTCCAGCTTTAGGAGAATTAATTCCTTCCCTAGATTATGGAGACATATTATACTATGAAGATGGAAACGGGGAGTGGAAGACAGTCCCTAGGTATTATATGAAATATAGAAACAATTTATTAGACTATTTAAATGAAAGTGTATACCTGCTACAGCATAGGGTGGGAAAAGCTTATTGGATCGCTGGATATAATTATTCTACTGCTGAATACTTAATGGTAGATAAAGAAAAACTGAAGGAATATGAAGAAAGTATTTTAGATGTAGTAGAGACATTAGATGGAGATGGTACAGTAGCAATAAAAAGTGTAGCGTTAGAGGATTGTGAACACTGTTACTTGGAGGCGAGTCACCGGAATATTGTAGTAAGTGCTTATCCTTATATCAATAAGATTTATACCAATCAAACTACTGATTTACCAAAGAGGACTAGACCAGTAGAGGAAACGACATTACATATTTTGTTTACAGGAGCACTGAATATCTTAGTAGAAAAGGAAGAAGAAATAATTATAGATCTTCAAGGAGGAAAAGTATTTACTTCCTATAATTATATTTATGAAAAATATCCTAAAAATCACCAGTGGATTATACTACAAAATGTTCCTAAAGGAACCTATAGTGTGAGGGTAGATAATTATGAGGCAAAAAATATGCAGATTATAGTAATGGGAGAAGGATTAAAAGAAGCAGAGGAAGAAAAAGAGATAAAGGCATATCAACTTGGATATCAGTTTAGGTTTCAAATCGATTAA